A single region of the Coregonus clupeaformis isolate EN_2021a chromosome 16, ASM2061545v1, whole genome shotgun sequence genome encodes:
- the LOC121584034 gene encoding zinc finger protein 771-like produces the protein MSKLQLLNVLLKEKCTSVPLEISVAVQKTISEFQEEISRLKQANARLRKLLDLVFKPEIKLHRLAVLQQLTLTEEVVNPEQQHCEQEWSPGLGPVESDAEESIWDSFNIITEENQTESDGESYGESESTSDYEPPSEVNADSDNSGSHNGKVDGVEKRVSLSGLKPLNSKRGRGRPRKETSELPDLICDVCGKCLANVRSLKRHRQSRHSKDRPYMCDTCGQCFAMNCSLRRHMKIHTEERQHGCTECDKRFFHKKSLRNHMDTHKGLVFKCDFCGKCVTTKASLKLHRRIHTGEKSHPCKECDKAFYRESDLIKHTRTHTGEKPFRCKECGRCFVEKGSLTKHMMTHTEEKPHRCNKCGRCFGLKGNLTVHMRTHTGEGVQCHLCGTHLKLASSLKRHLRTHRRNIHNNSLSTGSQLKSASSSRSWCLPTEQQGELPLPTFRLCSNPTPQSEHSVLPPLVSWPPHPYEGPGATHTSQSSSLPWHPNGGTSFPQMKTSENLPLH, from the exons ATGTCTAAACTACAGCTGCTTAAtgtgcttcttaaagaaaaatgtaCCTCCGTTCCTTTGGAGATATCCGTGGCAGTCCAAAAAACGATATCTGAGTTTCAAGAAGAAATCTCTCGTTTGAAGCAGGCGAATGCACGTCTACGAAAACTGCTGGATTTGGTTTTTAAACCAGAGATAAAGTTGCATAGATTAGCAG tcctccagcaGCTCACTCTCACTGAAGAGGTTGTTAACCCagagcagcagcactgtgagcaggaATGGAGCCCCGGTCTGGGGCCAGTGGAGTCTGATGCCGAAGAGTCTATATGGGACTCTTTCAACATCATAACTGAAGAGAACCAAACAGAATCTGATGGCGAGAGCTACGGTGAGTCCGAATCAACCAGTGATTATGAGCCCCCCTCTGAAGTAAATGCAGACAGTGACAACAGTGGAAGTCATAATGGAAAAGTGGATGGAGTGGAGAAGAGAGTATCACTGTCAGGGTTAAAGCCTCTTAATTCAAAGAGAGGACGAGGACGGCCAAGGAAAGAAACCAGTGAGTTGCCTGATCTGATATGTGACGTGTGCGGAAAATGCTTGGCGAATGTACGTAGCCTGAAAAGACATCGGCAAAGCCGGCACAGTAAAGACAGACCATACATGTGTGACACATGTGGACAATGTTTTGCCATGAACTGCTCCCTGAGGAGGCACATGAAGATTCACACGGAGGAGAGACAACATGGCTGCACCGAATGTGACAAACGTTTTTTTCACAAGAAAAGCCTGAGAAATCATATGGATACGCATAAAGGGCtagtttttaaatgtgatttttgtgGAAAATGTGTGACGACAAAAGCGAGTCTGAAACTGCATCGGCGAATTCACACTGGGGAGAAATCGCATCCGTGCAAAGAATGTGACAAAGCCTTCTACCGCGAGTCAGACTTGATAAAGCATACGAGGACTCACACTGGGGAGAAACCATTTCGTTGCAAAGAATGTGGCAGATGCTTCGTTGAGAAGGGAAGCCTGACAAAGCATATGATGACTCACACAGAGGAGAAACCGCATCGCTGCAACAAATGTGGCAGATGCTTCGGTCTGAAGGGAAACTTGACAGTGCATATGAGAACTCACACAGGGGAGGGGGTTCAATGTCATCTGTGTGGAACTCACCTGAAATTAGCATCAAGCCTCAAAAGACATCTGCGAACTCACAGAAGGAATATTCACAATAACTCACTCTCCACTGGTTCCCAGTTGAAGAGTGCATCCTCTTCAAGATCCTGGTGTTTGCCTACGGAGCAAcaaggggaactgcccctccctaccttcaggctatgctcaaaccctacaccccaatccgagcactccgttctgccacctctggtctcttggcccccTCATCCCTACGAGGGGCCAGGTGCCACTCATActagtcaaagctcttctcttccctggcacccaaatggtggaacaagcttcccccaAATGAAAACATCTGAAAACCTACCTCTTCACTAA